The following proteins are encoded in a genomic region of [Eubacterium] hominis:
- the glgP gene encoding glycogen/starch/alpha-glucan family phosphorylase, translated as MEEFLKYTKQKAVKGKASAQDIYRILVKECKKRMEKTPYVEGDKKLYYISAEFLLGKMLSSNLINLGIYDEAVAFVEKMGYTMAEIQDVEKEPSLGNGGLGRLAACFLDSIASLNLCGDGIGLFYHFGLFEQKFVNHKQMELPNVWIEEPSWFTKKDTDIQVSFPHMTLKAVQYDMDVIGYHGKKNTLHLFDVESVDESIVKDGISFDKTAIDKNLTLFLYPDDSDDDGRLLRIYQQYFMVSCGAQMILADCKKKGYPLDKLYEHVVIQINDTHPTMVILELIRLLREEGMSLKKACAIVEKSCAYTNHTILAEALETWPMAYLKTVVPQLVEIIEALDLAAAQRSDLPSLAIIGEDERVHMAHIDIHFGKSINGVAKLHTEILKESELHDFYNLYPEKFNNKTNGITFRRWLYSCNPQLTHQIEKWIGKDFYEDASKLTELSKLKNDEEALQTLLDIKQIKKQEWVEHIYRKQGIVINPDSIFDTQVKRLHEYKRQQMNALYIIYKYLKVKAGEKPVRPITFIFGAKAAPAYTIAKDIIHVLLCLQDIIANDEEVSPYLQICFIENYNVSEAEKVIPASDISEQISLASKEASGTGNMKFMLNGALTLGTRDGANVEIAQLAGEENCTMFGKSSDEVIEHYAKQDYCSKDFYEQDELIHTLVDFLIGEEMTSIGDETSLSRFYHELLNKDWFMTLLDLREYIDVKEHMLEAYEDRHAWSVKMLENIAHSGFFSSDRTIEDYNREIWKLS; from the coding sequence ATGGAAGAATTTTTAAAATATACAAAACAAAAAGCTGTAAAAGGAAAAGCATCTGCACAGGATATTTATCGTATCTTAGTGAAAGAATGTAAAAAACGTATGGAAAAAACACCATATGTTGAAGGTGATAAAAAGCTGTATTATATCTCCGCAGAATTTTTATTAGGTAAAATGTTATCCAGTAACCTGATTAATCTGGGAATCTATGATGAGGCAGTTGCCTTTGTGGAAAAAATGGGATATACGATGGCTGAAATTCAAGATGTAGAAAAAGAGCCATCGTTAGGAAATGGCGGTCTAGGAAGACTTGCTGCATGCTTCCTTGACTCTATCGCATCTTTAAATTTATGTGGTGATGGAATAGGTTTATTCTATCATTTTGGTTTGTTTGAGCAGAAGTTTGTGAATCATAAACAAATGGAATTGCCAAATGTCTGGATAGAAGAACCATCCTGGTTCACAAAGAAAGATACGGACATTCAGGTATCATTTCCTCATATGACGTTAAAGGCTGTTCAATATGATATGGATGTGATTGGATATCATGGAAAGAAAAATACGTTACATCTATTCGATGTAGAAAGTGTGGATGAATCAATTGTCAAAGATGGAATCAGCTTTGATAAAACCGCCATTGATAAGAATCTGACATTGTTTCTTTATCCGGATGACAGCGATGATGATGGAAGATTATTGCGTATCTATCAACAGTACTTCATGGTTTCCTGTGGAGCGCAGATGATTTTAGCAGATTGTAAGAAAAAAGGATATCCTTTGGATAAACTATATGAACATGTAGTGATTCAAATCAATGATACTCATCCAACGATGGTAATTTTAGAGTTGATTCGCTTACTACGTGAGGAAGGCATGAGTTTAAAGAAAGCATGTGCTATCGTTGAAAAGAGTTGTGCATATACCAACCATACCATCTTGGCAGAAGCTTTGGAAACTTGGCCAATGGCTTATCTGAAAACCGTTGTACCGCAGTTAGTTGAAATTATCGAAGCATTGGATTTAGCGGCAGCCCAAAGAAGTGATCTGCCATCCCTTGCGATTATCGGAGAGGATGAACGTGTGCATATGGCACATATTGACATTCATTTCGGAAAAAGCATCAATGGTGTCGCAAAGCTTCATACGGAAATATTGAAAGAAAGCGAGCTGCATGATTTTTATAACTTGTATCCTGAGAAGTTTAACAATAAAACCAATGGCATTACATTTCGCCGATGGTTATATTCCTGCAATCCACAATTAACACATCAGATTGAAAAATGGATTGGAAAAGACTTCTATGAAGATGCATCGAAGTTAACAGAGTTAAGCAAACTTAAGAATGATGAAGAAGCATTACAGACATTGTTAGATATCAAACAAATAAAGAAACAGGAATGGGTAGAGCATATCTATCGCAAACAGGGAATTGTTATCAATCCTGATTCTATCTTTGATACTCAGGTTAAACGTCTGCATGAATATAAACGCCAACAGATGAATGCACTTTATATCATCTATAAATATCTGAAAGTAAAAGCGGGAGAAAAGCCAGTAAGACCGATTACATTTATCTTCGGTGCTAAAGCGGCACCTGCTTATACGATTGCAAAAGACATTATTCATGTCTTATTGTGTCTACAGGATATTATCGCAAATGATGAAGAGGTATCTCCATATCTACAAATTTGTTTCATTGAAAACTACAATGTCAGTGAAGCAGAAAAAGTAATTCCTGCAAGTGATATCAGTGAACAGATTTCCCTTGCCAGTAAAGAAGCAAGTGGCACCGGCAATATGAAATTCATGTTGAATGGTGCACTTACGCTAGGTACCCGGGATGGTGCCAATGTGGAAATTGCACAGCTGGCTGGTGAAGAAAACTGTACAATGTTTGGAAAGAGCAGTGATGAAGTTATCGAACATTATGCAAAACAGGATTACTGTAGTAAAGACTTCTATGAACAGGATGAATTGATTCATACTCTGGTAGATTTCCTGATTGGTGAGGAAATGACTTCTATCGGAGATGAAACAAGTTTATCACGTTTCTATCATGAATTATTAAACAAAGACTGGTTCATGACATTGTTGGATTTAAGGGAATATATCGATGTGAAAGAACACATGCTGGAAGCATACGAGGATCGTCATGCATGGAGTGTAAAGATGTTGGAAAACATCGCTCACAGTGGCTTCTTCAGCAGTGATCGTACCATTGAAGACTACAACAGAGAAATCTGGAAATTATCTTAA
- the fumC gene encoding class II fumarate hydratase codes for MEKRVEHDSMGEVLVPVDAYWGAQTQRSFENFQISTEKIPMEIIRAFAILKSAAAITNNRLGKLDDERCRLITTVCEEILDGKLNDHFPLSVWQTGSGTQSNMNVNEVIANRGNEIAGIKLLHPNDHVNMSQSSNDTFPTAMHIAAAMEIEDKLLPNLNAFIETLQQLEKENEGIIKSGRTHLQDATPIKFSQEISGWRGMAENSRKQIIASLDGLHHLALGGTAVGTGLNTPKGFDVEVAKAVSELSGRKFETNPNKFHALTSKDDLVFAHGALKGLAANMMKIANDVRWLSSGPRCGLGEIKIPENEPGSSIMPGKVNPTQCESMTMVAVQVMANDTAVGIAASQGNFELNVFMPVCIHNFLQSVRLLSDGIHSFIIHCVSGISANKEKMQYYVEHSLMLVTSLNPYIGYENAAKCAKTAFKENISLKEAAVKLNLLTAEKFDEIVKPEKMV; via the coding sequence ATGGAAAAAAGAGTAGAACATGATTCTATGGGTGAAGTACTTGTTCCTGTAGATGCATACTGGGGTGCCCAGACACAAAGAAGCTTTGAGAATTTTCAAATCAGTACAGAAAAGATTCCAATGGAAATCATTCGTGCTTTTGCGATATTAAAATCAGCTGCCGCAATCACAAACAATCGCTTAGGTAAATTAGATGATGAACGCTGTCGTCTGATTACGACGGTTTGTGAAGAAATCTTAGATGGAAAGTTAAATGATCATTTCCCATTAAGTGTATGGCAGACTGGCAGTGGTACACAATCCAATATGAATGTGAATGAAGTAATCGCCAATCGTGGAAATGAAATTGCCGGTATCAAGCTGTTACATCCAAATGATCATGTCAATATGTCACAAAGTAGTAATGATACATTTCCTACGGCAATGCATATTGCGGCCGCAATGGAAATCGAGGATAAATTATTACCTAATCTGAATGCTTTTATTGAAACTTTACAACAGTTAGAAAAAGAAAATGAAGGAATCATCAAAAGTGGAAGAACCCACCTGCAAGATGCTACCCCCATTAAGTTTTCCCAGGAAATTAGTGGATGGCGTGGTATGGCTGAAAACAGTCGTAAACAGATTATCGCATCACTTGATGGTTTACATCATCTAGCGTTGGGAGGTACTGCTGTGGGGACTGGTTTAAATACCCCAAAAGGCTTTGATGTAGAAGTCGCTAAGGCTGTTAGTGAACTTTCCGGACGCAAGTTTGAAACAAATCCTAATAAATTCCATGCCTTAACAAGTAAAGATGATTTGGTATTTGCCCATGGTGCTTTAAAAGGTCTTGCGGCAAATATGATGAAGATTGCCAATGATGTACGCTGGTTAAGCAGTGGTCCACGTTGTGGCTTGGGAGAAATAAAAATCCCTGAAAATGAACCAGGTAGTTCTATTATGCCAGGAAAAGTCAATCCAACACAATGTGAATCTATGACGATGGTTGCTGTACAGGTAATGGCAAATGATACAGCGGTTGGAATTGCCGCAAGTCAAGGTAATTTTGAATTAAATGTATTTATGCCGGTATGTATTCACAACTTCTTACAATCTGTTCGTTTATTAAGTGATGGTATCCATTCCTTTATCATTCATTGTGTATCCGGCATCAGTGCAAATAAAGAAAAAATGCAGTATTATGTTGAACATTCTTTGATGCTTGTTACTAGTTTAAATCCATATATCGGTTATGAGAATGCCGCAAAATGTGCAAAAACAGCATTTAAAGAAAACATTTCATTAAAGGAAGCTGCTGTGAAATTAAATCTGTTGACAGCTGAGAAATTTGATGAAATCGTAAAACCTGAAAAAATGGTATAA
- a CDS encoding NAD-dependent malic enzyme, translated as MDYAKESLRLHYEWKGKLDMTPKMKLENKDDLSLAYTPGVAAPCLEIEKDINKSYELTGRGNSVAVVTDGTAVLGLGDIGPEAGMPVMEGKCVLFKEFGGVNAIPLCIRSKDTDEIVKTVSLLAGSFGGINLEDIAAPRCFEIEAKLKEICDIPVFHDDQHGTAIVTAAALLNAVKLTGKQMGTLKMVINGAGSAGIAIAKLLIKMGFGDVVLCDSRGTIYKGREGMNADKTVMAEITNKENIKGSLADAMKGSDVFIGVSAPGIVSEEMVASMNEKSIVLPMANPVPEIMPDLAKKAGAYIVGTGRSDFPNQINNVLAFPGIFRGALDVRASDINEDMKVAAAEGIASLVSDEDLSVDYIIPSALDKSVAKVVAEKVAEAAKKSGVARI; from the coding sequence ATGGATTACGCAAAAGAGAGTTTACGTTTACACTATGAATGGAAAGGCAAACTGGATATGACGCCAAAGATGAAATTAGAAAATAAAGATGATCTTTCTCTGGCTTATACACCAGGTGTTGCTGCACCATGTCTGGAAATCGAAAAGGATATTAATAAATCTTATGAATTAACTGGCAGAGGCAACAGCGTTGCGGTAGTAACAGATGGCACTGCAGTACTTGGACTTGGGGATATTGGTCCTGAAGCTGGTATGCCGGTTATGGAAGGAAAATGTGTATTGTTTAAGGAATTTGGCGGTGTCAATGCAATTCCTTTATGTATCAGAAGCAAAGATACAGATGAAATCGTAAAAACAGTATCCTTGCTGGCAGGAAGCTTTGGTGGTATCAACTTAGAAGATATCGCAGCTCCACGCTGCTTTGAAATTGAAGCAAAACTAAAAGAAATCTGTGATATTCCAGTATTCCATGATGATCAGCATGGTACTGCAATCGTTACAGCAGCAGCTTTATTAAATGCTGTAAAACTAACTGGTAAACAGATGGGTACATTGAAAATGGTAATCAATGGTGCTGGTTCTGCTGGTATTGCGATTGCGAAATTATTGATTAAGATGGGCTTTGGAGATGTTGTATTATGCGATAGCCGTGGTACCATCTATAAAGGCAGAGAAGGCATGAATGCAGATAAGACTGTAATGGCTGAAATTACAAATAAAGAAAATATCAAAGGAAGCCTTGCGGATGCAATGAAGGGCAGCGATGTATTTATCGGTGTTAGTGCACCTGGTATCGTAAGTGAAGAAATGGTTGCCAGCATGAATGAAAAATCAATCGTTCTTCCTATGGCAAATCCAGTTCCTGAAATTATGCCTGACTTAGCAAAAAAAGCTGGAGCATATATCGTTGGTACAGGACGTAGTGATTTCCCTAACCAGATCAATAATGTATTGGCATTCCCTGGTATCTTTAGAGGCGCATTAGATGTAAGAGCAAGTGATATCAATGAAGATATGAAGGTTGCGGCTGCAGAAGGTATCGCATCTTTGGTTAGTGATGAAGATTTAAGTGTGGATTATATCATTCCAAGTGCTTTAGATAAGAGTGTCGCAAAAGTAGTTGCGGAAAAAGTCGCAGAAGCTGCAAAGAAAAGCGGCGTCGCAAGAATTTAA
- a CDS encoding TrkA family potassium uptake protein — protein MFQFLKSKKVFIAGCGRFGSLLASELSHEGYDVTMLDIDEQAFLRLPDSYDGFQVTGDACDQDVLEQCGIDQCDIFIATTNSDNINCMIGEIASTIYHIQDVYVRLYDLSKEELLKDTSIKAIYPTRLCLSAFLKLNNHMPVEDKNI, from the coding sequence ATGTTTCAATTTCTAAAAAGTAAAAAGGTTTTTATCGCCGGATGCGGGCGGTTTGGTTCTTTACTGGCAAGTGAATTAAGTCATGAAGGTTATGATGTTACCATGCTGGATATCGATGAACAGGCGTTTTTACGATTGCCTGATTCTTATGATGGTTTTCAGGTAACAGGTGATGCCTGTGATCAGGATGTTTTGGAACAATGTGGTATCGATCAATGTGATATTTTCATTGCGACTACCAATTCTGATAATATCAATTGCATGATTGGAGAAATCGCAAGTACCATTTACCATATACAAGATGTATATGTTCGTTTATATGATCTAAGTAAAGAAGAACTGTTGAAGGATACAAGTATTAAGGCAATCTATCCCACACGATTATGCCTTTCAGCGTTTTTAAAACTGAATAACCATATGCCTGTGGAGGATAAAAATATATGA
- a CDS encoding ZIP family metal transporter — MENITNPYLLAAIGTGFTFLMTTLGAATIFLFKKEMKQSWQSIFLGFAAGVMIAASVWSLLIPSMEQAKDLGMIEWLPAGAGFILGAVFLNVLDKILPHLHPGSEEPEGPSSSLKRTSMLVIAVTLHNIPEGMAVGLAFAMSTTASGSISLAAAVALALGIGLQNFPEGAAVSLPLQKEGCSKGKAFLYGSLSGIVEPIAGIAVVAITGSATIVMPWLLAFAAGAMVYVVVEELIPEAHFSDHGHAATFGFMAGFLIMMIMDVALG, encoded by the coding sequence ATGGAAAACATCACAAATCCTTATCTGCTGGCAGCCATAGGAACAGGTTTTACATTTTTGATGACAACCCTTGGGGCAGCAACGATTTTTCTATTCAAAAAAGAAATGAAACAAAGCTGGCAATCCATATTTTTGGGCTTTGCGGCTGGTGTAATGATAGCGGCAAGTGTATGGAGTTTATTGATTCCATCAATGGAACAGGCAAAAGATTTAGGCATGATTGAGTGGTTACCGGCAGGGGCTGGTTTTATACTAGGTGCAGTATTTTTAAATGTGCTGGATAAGATACTTCCTCATCTACATCCGGGTAGTGAGGAGCCAGAGGGGCCTTCCTCCAGCTTGAAAAGAACATCTATGCTGGTAATTGCGGTTACTTTGCATAATATTCCAGAAGGAATGGCTGTTGGATTAGCTTTTGCGATGAGCACAACGGCAAGTGGTTCTATATCACTTGCTGCAGCTGTGGCACTGGCCCTTGGTATCGGGCTTCAGAATTTTCCAGAAGGAGCGGCAGTATCCCTGCCACTTCAAAAAGAAGGCTGTAGTAAAGGAAAAGCATTTCTTTATGGCTCTTTATCAGGTATTGTGGAACCCATTGCTGGTATTGCGGTTGTGGCAATCACAGGCAGTGCTACGATTGTCATGCCATGGTTACTAGCTTTTGCGGCAGGAGCCATGGTGTATGTTGTGGTTGAGGAGCTAATTCCAGAAGCGCATTTTTCAGATCATGGACATGCGGCAACGTTTGGATTTATGGCAGGATTTTTGATTATGATGATCATGGATGTTGCGCTTGGATAA
- a CDS encoding MBL fold metallo-hydrolase, giving the protein MKCKVTFIYHSGYFVEMEDCCLLFDYYKGKLPNYDHRKPLYIFVSHAHEDHYQKKIFTFMKTYHNVTCILPDDINTNENVCHMHASQILHLNGLRIESFPSSDEGLAYLVEVNGKSIYHAGDLNWWHWQDENSDAENEEAKALFYHGIEKLKHRHIDIAFLVLDPRQEEQFYYGMDAYLHEMDIDYVFPMHMWKNYKIVEKMKRLTQSAGYRDKIMDVKEENQQFTIEV; this is encoded by the coding sequence ATGAAATGTAAAGTAACATTTATATATCATAGTGGATATTTTGTGGAAATGGAAGATTGCTGTTTGTTGTTTGATTATTATAAAGGAAAGCTTCCCAATTATGACCATCGCAAGCCATTATATATTTTTGTATCACACGCACATGAAGATCATTATCAGAAAAAAATATTTACGTTTATGAAAACATATCATAACGTGACCTGTATTTTACCAGATGATATCAATACCAATGAAAATGTATGCCATATGCATGCTTCTCAGATCTTGCATCTTAATGGATTGCGTATAGAGAGTTTTCCTTCCAGTGATGAAGGCTTGGCATATCTTGTGGAAGTGAATGGAAAAAGCATTTATCACGCCGGAGATTTAAACTGGTGGCATTGGCAGGATGAGAATAGCGATGCTGAAAATGAAGAAGCCAAAGCATTGTTTTATCATGGTATAGAAAAATTAAAGCATCGTCATATCGATATTGCCTTTCTGGTACTAGATCCAAGACAGGAAGAACAGTTCTATTATGGTATGGATGCCTATCTGCATGAAATGGATATCGATTATGTATTTCCAATGCATATGTGGAAGAATTATAAAATAGTTGAAAAAATGAAAAGGCTTACGCAAAGTGCAGGGTATCGTGATAAAATTATGGATGTCAAAGAAGAAAATCAACAATTTACTATAGAAGTTTAA
- a CDS encoding metallophosphoesterase gives MKTPKEVYHQRIANEKPFITFEMLADIHQISCFKDKTLRRAFDDIKQRDIHYLFCLGDLTNNACFFQFRAFFSLLNPYGFHHLIALGNHDLYHAHHDESMRIDPTCKRYVYRHEVYYKEELKGCSFYVLNTQKPQKDNMYFEKDQLEWLQDALNQDKNNWKFVLCHHPLANTHPGSERRDMHIGYQNAQLEKILLHHHVIYISAHLHNSYSLPALYLNKDILCVNVPAFHQVEHGIKKDQVGMQIQVFTDFLYIRFYDHQEHRFLDSVTYIYDHKHRIIHII, from the coding sequence ATGAAAACACCAAAAGAAGTTTATCATCAGCGAATCGCCAATGAAAAGCCATTCATCACCTTTGAAATGCTTGCGGATATTCATCAGATATCCTGCTTCAAAGATAAAACCCTGCGCCGTGCTTTTGATGATATCAAACAACGGGATATCCATTATCTTTTTTGCCTAGGCGATCTTACCAATAACGCCTGTTTTTTTCAGTTTCGTGCGTTTTTTTCTTTATTGAATCCCTATGGATTTCATCATTTGATTGCTTTAGGCAATCATGACCTATATCATGCCCATCATGATGAAAGCATGCGCATTGATCCTACATGTAAACGTTATGTCTATCGTCATGAGGTATATTATAAAGAAGAACTAAAGGGTTGTTCCTTTTATGTATTGAATACCCAGAAGCCGCAAAAGGATAATATGTATTTTGAAAAAGATCAGTTAGAATGGCTGCAGGATGCCCTGAATCAAGATAAAAACAACTGGAAGTTTGTATTATGCCATCATCCCCTTGCCAATACCCACCCTGGAAGTGAACGAAGGGATATGCATATTGGATATCAAAATGCCCAGCTGGAAAAGATTTTACTGCATCATCATGTTATCTATATATCTGCTCATTTACATAACAGCTATTCGCTGCCTGCCCTGTATTTAAACAAAGATATCCTGTGTGTGAATGTACCTGCCTTTCATCAGGTTGAACATGGTATCAAAAAGGATCAAGTCGGTATGCAGATACAGGTTTTTACTGATTTTCTATATATTCGTTTTTACGATCATCAAGAACATCGCTTTCTTGACAGCGTTACCTATATCTATGATCATAAACATCGCATCATTCATATTATCTAA
- a CDS encoding flavin reductase, with the protein MSEFNISTPEALHGDPFTMIGKEWMLVTAMKEDGSVNTMTASWGGVGILWNKKVAFVFIRPQRYTKEFIDAQEHLTLSFYDESHRKELAYFGKASGRDEDKIEKAGFHTIKENGYAYFSEANTVLKCKKLYAQYLDKECFLEKDLIEKNYPQNDFHMMYVVEIENVLVK; encoded by the coding sequence ATGAGCGAATTTAATATTAGTACACCAGAAGCACTACATGGCGATCCTTTTACCATGATTGGCAAAGAATGGATGCTTGTGACAGCAATGAAAGAAGATGGAAGTGTCAATACCATGACAGCTTCATGGGGTGGTGTTGGTATCCTTTGGAATAAGAAAGTGGCATTTGTATTTATCCGCCCACAGCGTTATACAAAGGAATTTATTGATGCACAAGAACATCTGACATTATCTTTTTATGATGAATCCCATCGTAAAGAGCTGGCTTACTTTGGTAAAGCAAGCGGTCGTGATGAAGATAAGATTGAAAAAGCCGGGTTCCATACGATTAAAGAAAATGGCTATGCGTATTTCTCAGAAGCCAATACCGTATTAAAATGTAAAAAGCTGTATGCACAATATTTAGACAAGGAATGTTTCCTTGAAAAAGATCTGATTGAAAAGAATTATCCACAAAATGATTTCCATATGATGTATGTTGTGGAAATTGAGAATGTACTTGTAAAATAA
- a CDS encoding PocR ligand-binding domain-containing protein, which yields MEIKDVVKKVLDDYQRITGLRSYIVYDNTEIQSASEKNYFCKCLKLSTKALEKCEECTKETYDNAREIDKECIYSCHAGLIKWAVPVHYHDFHCVIVSEGILARKQWEEADIWADYLSKEYHINRDMIYENYRKNKTMNENQMTSSIQLLKDLLRYHLDAWEDVSEA from the coding sequence ATGGAAATTAAGGATGTAGTGAAAAAAGTATTAGATGATTATCAGAGAATTACAGGGTTGAGAAGTTATATTGTATACGATAATACAGAGATACAAAGTGCTTCTGAAAAGAATTATTTCTGTAAATGTTTAAAGTTGAGCACAAAGGCATTGGAGAAATGTGAAGAGTGTACAAAAGAAACATATGATAACGCAAGAGAAATCGATAAAGAATGTATCTACTCCTGTCATGCAGGATTGATCAAATGGGCAGTACCTGTTCATTATCATGATTTCCACTGTGTCATCGTATCGGAAGGAATCTTAGCAAGAAAGCAATGGGAAGAAGCTGACATTTGGGCAGATTATCTGAGTAAAGAGTATCATATCAACCGTGATATGATTTATGAAAACTATAGAAAAAACAAGACAATGAATGAAAATCAAATGACTTCCAGTATTCAGTTGTTGAAAGATTTACTACGTTATCATTTAGATGCGTGGGAAGATGTTAGTGAAGCATAA
- a CDS encoding TrkA family potassium uptake protein: MKIVIAGGRNKADFLIASLLEKQHELIIINDDKDYCAYLSSKYDIPVFIGNPCKAYVLEEAGIEKADILIALRPNDPDNLIICQMAKKQFHVKKSVATVSNPKNVSIFKKLGVNTAISATHMIAKIIEQASTIENLINSLSLESEHIVLNEILLPHESSLLHQKLKDLNIPEHLIICCIIRNTHMLVPNGDTMLYANDKLLILSEIKNQDDVLHYFAKES, translated from the coding sequence ATGAAAATCGTTATTGCAGGCGGCCGCAATAAAGCGGATTTTTTAATCGCCTCCCTGTTAGAAAAACAACATGAATTGATCATTATCAATGATGATAAAGACTATTGCGCCTATTTGTCTTCTAAATATGATATTCCTGTCTTTATTGGAAACCCATGTAAAGCTTATGTATTAGAGGAAGCCGGTATTGAAAAAGCTGATATTTTAATTGCTCTTCGTCCAAATGATCCCGATAATCTGATTATCTGTCAGATGGCAAAGAAACAGTTTCATGTAAAAAAATCTGTGGCGACGGTATCTAATCCTAAAAATGTATCGATATTTAAAAAGCTGGGTGTAAATACGGCGATATCTGCCACCCATATGATTGCCAAAATCATTGAACAGGCCAGTACGATTGAAAACCTGATCAATTCTCTTTCCTTAGAAAGTGAACACATTGTGCTGAATGAAATTCTATTGCCTCATGAAAGCTCGCTGTTGCATCAAAAGCTGAAAGACTTAAATATCCCTGAACACTTGATTATCTGTTGCATTATCCGAAACACACATATGCTTGTGCCAAATGGCGATACCATGTTATATGCCAATGATAAGCTGTTGATTTTATCAGAAATCAAGAATCAGGATGATGTTTTACACTATTTCGCCAAGGAGTCATGA
- a CDS encoding GNAT family N-acetyltransferase yields the protein MDIRRIKEEDLNEVLTLCLGNKEYYDYLHEQPTIENLKADLSAVPPGKTVDDKYFMGFYEENHLVAILDFILRYPSDDTAYIGWLIVDQQQQGKGIASQIVEMICARSQQAGFQKIELGCIKGYAHAQNFWKKHGFLPNGRSKQMKDITILVLSKTLES from the coding sequence ATGGATATTCGAAGAATCAAAGAAGAAGATTTAAATGAAGTATTGACGCTTTGTTTAGGCAATAAGGAATATTATGATTATCTTCATGAACAGCCTACCATAGAAAATCTAAAAGCTGATCTATCCGCAGTACCACCAGGAAAAACGGTAGATGATAAATATTTCATGGGGTTTTATGAAGAAAATCATCTTGTGGCAATATTGGATTTCATCTTAAGATATCCAAGTGATGATACGGCATATATCGGTTGGTTGATCGTTGATCAACAACAGCAGGGAAAGGGCATAGCTTCACAGATTGTGGAAATGATATGTGCACGTTCACAACAGGCAGGGTTTCAAAAGATAGAACTTGGATGTATCAAAGGATACGCACATGCGCAAAACTTTTGGAAGAAACATGGTTTTTTACCAAATGGGCGCAGTAAACAAATGAAGGATATCACCATACTTGTATTATCTAAAACATTAGAGTCTTAA